The Acidimicrobiia bacterium genome window below encodes:
- a CDS encoding DUF2283 domain-containing protein: MSITVGHTTFDRVRYDAEADVLYLHVGDPSQAVDFDESPEGHALRYDGDGKLVGITLVNAKQLLDGAKPIVITIPERVTIDPAALAPAVQSAA; this comes from the coding sequence ATGAGCATCACTGTTGGCCATACGACCTTTGACCGCGTCCGCTACGACGCGGAGGCGGACGTGTTGTACCTGCATGTCGGGGACCCGAGTCAGGCGGTCGACTTCGACGAGTCCCCCGAAGGCCATGCCCTTCGCTACGACGGCGATGGCAAGCTCGTTGGGATCACGCTCGTCAACGCGAAGCAATTGCTCGATGGCGCCAAGCCGATCGTCATCACGATCCCCGAGCGGGTCACGATCGATCCCGCTGCCCTCGCGCCCGCCGTCCAGTCCGCCGCGTAG
- a CDS encoding ABC transporter permease, protein MTKVKGAGLALAFGVAVFVGVVVSQSLRDNALTTDTLIAAIVAAITTGSIYAIAASGLVLTYTTSGVFNFAQGAIGMSMAFLYWQLRVDWGWPAPLALILVIGLAAPLVGAGIERGLMRRLVNAQLVVQVVVSLGLMFFFLGVTQLIWNQDDIIGLPHFFEGKGAPIPGLDHQVGLTIGGTLITWHRLTTILVAILIAAFLRLLLYRSRTGVAMRAVVDNRALAGLTGARPGRSAALAWALGCSMAAIAGILYAPDSGLRYDSLTLFIVDAFAAAIIGRLRSLPLTYVGGLIIGFAVSFQVSFLSWGGRWAYASTAIPAAILFVALLAVPQARIELGRLAPKHRVPQITSVRETALGMAVLFVVVWLVATLIGNDIPNLNRVTLAIITSCIMLSLVPLTGWAGQISLAQITFVGAGAWAMSEVAGKAGDWFAPGSPLGLLAGAIVAVPFGVLMALPALRLQGLYLALASMAFAVMAVPLFFDQPDVFGQSGPRIARLDLFGIQFDTQHQKNFLLACTVIFGALACFVVWLRRSRFGRRLIALRDSPAACATVGVNLLWTKLAVFALAAAMAGFAGALLGMHRGTATTMDFEMLVGVPFLLLLVVGGVGTVSGALFGGIAFVLLLIVQNEVTWVVVGVSVFVALTRLGPGLAALGVGRAPEGAAVEIGAAFSALLPWRHDARETLRAERAMKRAAKGKAPKVSANGAGEAPDQPAVPAGVGSDAAEGDAP, encoded by the coding sequence GTGACGAAGGTGAAGGGAGCGGGCTTGGCGCTGGCGTTCGGCGTCGCCGTCTTCGTCGGCGTCGTCGTCTCGCAGTCCCTTCGCGACAACGCCCTCACGACCGACACGCTGATCGCCGCGATCGTCGCCGCGATCACTACCGGGTCGATCTACGCCATCGCGGCGTCGGGCCTGGTCCTCACCTACACGACGTCGGGAGTGTTCAACTTCGCGCAGGGCGCCATTGGCATGTCGATGGCCTTCCTGTACTGGCAGTTGCGGGTCGACTGGGGGTGGCCGGCACCGCTGGCGCTGATCCTGGTAATCGGCCTCGCCGCCCCGCTCGTCGGCGCGGGGATCGAGCGCGGGCTGATGCGCAGGCTCGTGAACGCCCAGCTCGTCGTGCAGGTCGTCGTGAGCCTCGGCCTCATGTTCTTCTTCCTCGGCGTCACCCAGCTGATCTGGAACCAGGACGACATCATCGGACTGCCCCACTTCTTCGAAGGGAAGGGAGCGCCGATCCCGGGCCTCGACCACCAGGTCGGGCTCACGATCGGCGGCACGCTGATCACGTGGCACCGCCTGACGACGATCCTGGTGGCCATTCTGATTGCAGCATTCCTGCGCCTGCTCCTGTACCGGAGCCGAACCGGTGTCGCGATGCGCGCGGTGGTCGACAACCGCGCGCTGGCGGGTCTCACCGGCGCGCGACCCGGCCGGTCGGCGGCCCTCGCCTGGGCCCTCGGGTGCTCGATGGCCGCGATCGCGGGGATCCTGTACGCACCCGACAGCGGCCTGCGCTACGACTCACTCACACTGTTCATCGTCGACGCCTTCGCGGCCGCGATCATCGGGCGCCTCCGCAGTCTCCCGCTGACCTACGTCGGTGGGCTCATCATCGGGTTCGCGGTGAGCTTCCAGGTGAGCTTCCTCAGCTGGGGTGGTCGGTGGGCGTACGCGAGCACGGCCATCCCCGCGGCGATCCTGTTCGTCGCGCTCCTGGCCGTGCCACAGGCCCGCATCGAGCTGGGGCGGCTCGCCCCGAAGCACCGCGTGCCGCAAATCACGTCGGTGCGCGAGACCGCGCTGGGAATGGCCGTCCTGTTCGTCGTGGTGTGGTTGGTCGCGACCTTGATCGGGAACGACATCCCGAACCTCAACCGCGTGACCCTCGCCATCATCACTTCCTGCATCATGCTGTCGCTCGTGCCCCTCACCGGCTGGGCCGGTCAAATCTCGCTCGCCCAGATCACCTTCGTCGGCGCCGGCGCTTGGGCGATGTCGGAGGTCGCCGGCAAGGCGGGTGACTGGTTCGCCCCGGGGAGCCCGCTCGGCTTGCTCGCGGGGGCGATCGTCGCGGTCCCGTTCGGCGTGCTCATGGCCCTGCCCGCCTTGCGGCTCCAGGGCCTCTACCTCGCGCTGGCGTCAATGGCGTTCGCGGTGATGGCGGTGCCGTTGTTCTTCGATCAACCCGACGTGTTCGGCCAGTCCGGCCCCCGGATCGCGCGCCTCGATCTGTTCGGCATCCAATTCGACACGCAGCACCAAAAGAACTTCCTGCTCGCCTGCACCGTGATCTTCGGCGCGCTCGCGTGCTTCGTCGTGTGGCTGCGACGGAGCCGGTTCGGCCGGCGCCTCATCGCCCTCCGCGACAGCCCCGCCGCGTGCGCCACGGTGGGCGTCAACCTGCTCTGGACCAAGCTCGCTGTGTTCGCGCTCGCCGCCGCCATGGCGGGCTTCGCCGGCGCGCTCCTCGGCATGCACCGGGGCACGGCGACCACGATGGACTTCGAGATGCTCGTGGGCGTCCCCTTCCTGCTGCTACTCGTCGTGGGGGGCGTGGGCACGGTGAGCGGGGCCCTCTTCGGCGGCATCGCGTTCGTCCTCTTGCTCATCGTGCAGAACGAGGTGACGTGGGTCGTCGTCGGCGTGTCCGTGTTCGTGGCGCTCACCCGCCTCGGACCCGGCCTGGCGGCCCTCGGCGTCGGCCGGGCCCCCGAAGGTGCCGCGGTCGAGATCGGTGCGGCCTTCTCGGCGCTGCTGCCGTGGCGCCACGACGCGCGTGAGACGCTACGGGCCGAGCGCGCCATGAAGCGCGCCGCCAAAGGCAAGGCGCCGAAGGTGTCGGCGAACGGTGCCGGAGAGGCGCCGGATCAGCCTGCTGTACCCGCGGGAGTCGGATCCGACGCGGCCGAAGGAGACGCGCCATGA
- a CDS encoding class I SAM-dependent methyltransferase, translating to MFRDAHTDRAPSWRPYLEAFHHQRAGVTERVLGHCVDQAGVNPHQWVAETVEPDAVVLDLACGSGPFHDLTTGPWVGMDVSSAELDQATVRGASPLVPGDAANLPFAAASFDAVVCSMALMLAQPLENVLRETTRVLRPSGQLVALLPTTRPLELGDRRRYGRLLLALRRRRSPTPTTSCSQTSPVCSSELGSPSSRIDSDASPIGSRRPTLHSNSSRRYTCPA from the coding sequence ATGTTCCGAGACGCTCACACCGACCGCGCACCCTCGTGGCGGCCCTATCTCGAGGCGTTCCATCACCAACGGGCCGGCGTGACCGAACGGGTGCTCGGACACTGCGTCGACCAAGCCGGCGTCAACCCGCACCAATGGGTCGCCGAAACGGTCGAGCCAGACGCAGTGGTGCTCGACCTCGCGTGCGGCAGCGGCCCATTTCACGATCTCACGACGGGACCCTGGGTTGGCATGGACGTCTCGTCGGCAGAACTCGACCAGGCAACCGTGCGCGGCGCATCCCCGCTCGTCCCCGGCGACGCCGCCAACCTGCCGTTCGCCGCGGCGTCCTTCGATGCCGTGGTCTGCTCGATGGCTCTGATGCTCGCCCAGCCCCTCGAGAACGTGCTCCGCGAGACCACGCGGGTGCTGCGGCCGAGCGGTCAACTCGTCGCGCTCCTCCCAACGACCCGGCCGCTGGAACTCGGGGATCGCCGTCGCTACGGGCGCCTTCTCCTTGCACTCCGCCGCCGACGCTCACCTACCCCAACGACGTCGTGCTCGCAGACCTCCCCGGTCTGCTCGAGCGAGCTGGGCTCACCCTCGTCGAGGATCGACTCCGACGCTTCACCTATCGGATCGCGACGGCCGACGCTGCACAGCAACTCGTCGCGTCGCTATACCTGCCCGGCGTAG
- a CDS encoding metalloregulator ArsR/SmtB family transcription factor encodes MTSTAPTVALVGTATARFFRVFGDPTRLAILELLEEAPRTVSELVDALGAPQSRVSNHLACLRWCGFVETERAGRQVTYRLADRRVRDVLDAARGLVADHCDHLASCTRIGPGWV; translated from the coding sequence GTGACTTCGACAGCGCCGACAGTGGCCCTCGTGGGGACGGCGACGGCCCGTTTCTTCCGTGTGTTCGGAGATCCGACGCGCTTGGCGATCCTGGAGCTGTTGGAGGAGGCGCCCCGCACGGTCTCGGAGCTGGTCGATGCGCTGGGTGCGCCCCAGAGTCGGGTGTCGAACCATTTGGCGTGTCTGCGTTGGTGCGGTTTCGTCGAGACCGAGCGCGCGGGACGACAGGTGACGTACCGGCTTGCCGACCGGCGGGTACGCGACGTGCTCGACGCGGCGCGCGGGCTAGTGGCCGATCACTGCGATCACCTGGCCTCGTGCACGCGCATCGGTCCCGGGTGGGTGTAG
- a CDS encoding sigma-70 family RNA polymerase sigma factor — MATRRKMEANPCSVDFPEIIVQEGAKASAGSQACAGPEHGWQGHVELDAVTDPRDSPVVDVLTRRSGWASVAFAEFVTEFEPRIAAVLSRMLDDPRDVEEATQDTFVQAWRNLDGFRGDAAVFTWLYRIATNTALMRLRRRRHHPVNIDELRDTAEPNGTDLAGEVVSRLQVIDAVRTALALLPPDQRVVVALRDIEGFSNDEVADVLGVAVSTVKTRLHRGRARLRSRLHPARR, encoded by the coding sequence GTGGCGACACGCCGAAAGATGGAGGCGAACCCGTGCAGCGTCGACTTCCCCGAGATCATTGTCCAGGAAGGAGCCAAGGCGTCGGCGGGTTCCCAGGCATGTGCCGGACCGGAGCATGGGTGGCAAGGACATGTCGAGTTGGATGCCGTGACGGACCCGCGAGATTCACCCGTTGTCGACGTGTTGACTCGCCGGTCCGGTTGGGCCAGCGTCGCGTTCGCCGAGTTCGTGACCGAGTTCGAGCCGCGTATCGCGGCCGTGCTGTCTCGGATGCTCGATGATCCTCGCGACGTTGAAGAAGCAACGCAGGACACCTTTGTGCAGGCGTGGCGGAACCTCGATGGCTTCCGGGGCGACGCCGCCGTCTTCACCTGGCTGTACCGAATCGCCACCAACACGGCGCTCATGCGGCTACGTCGCCGGCGCCACCACCCCGTGAACATCGACGAGCTGAGAGATACCGCCGAGCCAAACGGAACAGACCTCGCGGGCGAGGTCGTGTCGCGGCTCCAGGTCATCGATGCCGTCCGCACCGCGCTTGCGTTGCTTCCTCCGGATCAGCGGGTCGTCGTCGCTCTGCGCGACATCGAGGGGTTCTCCAACGACGAGGTGGCAGACGTCCTCGGTGTGGCAGTGTCCACCGTGAAGACACGCCTCCACCGAGGTCGCGCCAGGCTCCGGTCGCGACTCCATCCCGCGCGACGCTGA
- a CDS encoding ATP-binding cassette domain-containing protein: MTLLSVQSVSVKFGGLLALSDVDIEVAAGEVTGLIGPNGAGKTTLFNVIGGLQPPSAGRVILAGDDITGAKPHRRARLGIGRTFQRLETFGTLSVRDNVLVAAEMRRGWSRERFRPADLTDELVARVGLGDVAGERVDKLPTGTARRVELARALATKPLVLLLDEPSAGLTEEDTTQLASFLRELAADGLAVLLVEHDMGLVMAACDRIHVLDFGQIIAVGTPTEVQANPLVRAAYLGEGDEEAEAEMSAEQVELLHEVALDDVSADERAPLSERAAESLHYGTGDASETSVLELRDVRAAYGSINVLHGVNLSLPPGCVFALLGPNGAGKTTTLKVASGQLEPVSGDVRLLGERVNGVSADNLARRGVCTIPEGRGIFPNLTVLENLRMITFAGVSLADVEARAYHRFPRLQERRKQVAGTLSGGEQQMLSMARAMVTEPKVLMLDELSMGLAPLIVEELYEVVRRIAAEKVSILIVEQFAHEVLGVADVAAIMINGRIQVVGRPTEIADELSAAYLGVQG, translated from the coding sequence ATGACACTCCTGTCCGTGCAATCGGTCTCGGTGAAATTCGGCGGTCTGCTGGCGCTGTCGGACGTCGACATCGAAGTCGCGGCGGGCGAGGTCACGGGCCTCATCGGCCCGAACGGCGCCGGCAAGACGACGCTCTTCAACGTGATCGGCGGGCTCCAGCCGCCGAGCGCCGGTCGGGTGATCCTGGCCGGCGACGACATCACCGGGGCCAAGCCGCACCGCCGCGCCCGCCTGGGGATCGGCCGGACCTTCCAGCGGCTCGAGACGTTCGGCACACTTTCGGTGCGCGACAACGTGCTCGTCGCGGCCGAGATGCGCCGGGGTTGGTCGCGCGAGAGGTTCCGGCCCGCCGACCTCACCGACGAGCTCGTCGCGCGCGTGGGGCTGGGCGACGTCGCGGGGGAGCGCGTCGACAAGCTCCCCACCGGTACGGCGCGGCGTGTCGAGCTGGCGCGCGCGCTCGCGACGAAGCCCCTCGTCCTCCTCCTCGACGAGCCGTCGGCGGGCCTGACCGAGGAGGACACCACACAGCTCGCGAGCTTCCTGCGTGAGCTTGCCGCCGACGGCCTGGCGGTCCTCCTGGTCGAGCACGACATGGGGCTGGTGATGGCCGCGTGCGACCGCATCCACGTGCTCGATTTCGGGCAGATCATCGCGGTCGGGACCCCGACCGAGGTGCAGGCGAACCCGCTGGTTCGCGCGGCCTACCTCGGGGAGGGTGACGAGGAAGCCGAGGCCGAGATGTCCGCCGAGCAGGTGGAGCTGCTGCACGAGGTCGCGCTCGACGACGTGTCGGCCGACGAGCGCGCGCCGCTGAGCGAGCGGGCGGCCGAGTCGCTTCACTACGGGACCGGCGATGCCTCGGAAACCTCGGTCCTCGAGTTGCGAGACGTTCGAGCCGCGTACGGCTCGATCAACGTGCTCCACGGCGTGAACCTCTCGTTGCCGCCCGGGTGCGTGTTCGCGCTCCTCGGTCCGAACGGTGCCGGCAAGACCACGACCTTGAAGGTGGCGAGCGGCCAGCTCGAGCCCGTCTCCGGCGACGTGCGGCTCCTCGGTGAACGGGTGAACGGCGTGTCGGCCGACAACCTGGCTCGACGCGGCGTGTGCACGATCCCGGAGGGTCGGGGCATCTTCCCGAACCTCACTGTGCTCGAGAACCTTCGCATGATCACGTTCGCGGGCGTCTCGTTGGCCGACGTCGAGGCACGCGCCTATCACCGGTTCCCGCGGCTCCAGGAGCGCCGCAAGCAGGTCGCGGGCACGCTCTCGGGTGGCGAGCAGCAGATGCTCTCGATGGCGCGCGCGATGGTGACCGAGCCCAAGGTGCTGATGCTCGACGAGCTCTCGATGGGCCTCGCACCGCTGATCGTCGAGGAGCTCTACGAGGTGGTCCGACGCATCGCCGCCGAGAAGGTCTCGATCCTCATCGTCGAGCAGTTCGCGCACGAGGTGCTCGGTGTGGCGGACGTCGCCGCGATCATGATCAACGGGCGCATTCAGGTGGTCGGGCGGCCCACCGAGATCGCCGACGAGCTCTCGGCGGCGTACCTCGGCGTCCAGGGCTGA
- a CDS encoding helix-turn-helix transcriptional regulator — MAVSEPRDELAGDLLRLARAKAGLTQSELAARAGVAQSLVSAYENGRRQPTLPVLKRLVAAAGFELRARLSEPDVQSRAVEEWEATRPAAERRRWAREQQAVVAGGR, encoded by the coding sequence GTGGCTGTCAGCGAACCCCGGGATGAGCTTGCCGGTGACCTGCTTCGCTTGGCTCGAGCGAAGGCCGGTCTGACGCAATCGGAACTCGCGGCACGGGCGGGGGTTGCGCAGTCGCTGGTTTCGGCCTACGAGAACGGCCGCCGTCAGCCGACGTTGCCGGTCCTGAAGCGTTTGGTTGCTGCCGCCGGCTTCGAGCTGCGGGCGCGCCTGTCGGAACCAGATGTCCAGTCCCGCGCTGTCGAGGAGTGGGAAGCGACTCGTCCGGCGGCGGAGCGACGCCGGTGGGCGAGGGAGCAGCAGGCGGTAGTCGCCGGCGGCCGTTGA
- the merA gene encoding mercury(II) reductase: MRRMQIEGMTCERCNETVAEALAAAGAEKVRADFSRGKATFEPAEASEAALTGAVEAAGYRVIGIEDAEARAEGPVHRRGPAPRSEYDLIVVGSGSAAFAAAIRAKDLGASVGLCEANTVGGTCVNIGCVPSKAMLAAADLYHRAGHNPFAGAPTSAGTVDLTALVAAKDELIDRLRYDKYEHLAEVYGFTLLCGYGEFTGPDTFACDGHELRADHYLVATGASPAVPAIPGLEDAGYLTSTTALALTDLPGSIAVIGANAIGLELGQLFAHLGSRVTFLEALPRIAPFEEAEISFAFSEVLRDEGAHVHTGVTITAVRRAGERRVVVFDADGVSHELEVDQVLVATGRRPNTRALGLERGGVALTERGAVRVDEFLATSNPRIWAAGDVTGAPQFVYVAAAQGTVAADNAIGGAGRTVDFTALPRVTFTSPQIAAAGMTEEEAVKAGHRIDSRVLHLDAVPRALVNRDTRGLFKLVAEEGTGRLLGVHVLADSAGEVIAAAVHALKARMTVKELAETWAPYLTMAEGLKLAAQTFTRDVSQLSCCAA; encoded by the coding sequence ATGCGACGGATGCAAATCGAAGGTATGACGTGCGAGCGCTGCAACGAGACGGTGGCGGAGGCGCTTGCCGCGGCCGGAGCCGAGAAGGTTCGGGCCGATTTCTCGCGCGGTAAGGCAACGTTTGAACCCGCTGAGGCATCCGAGGCTGCGTTGACCGGAGCGGTCGAAGCGGCGGGGTACCGCGTCATCGGTATCGAGGATGCCGAAGCACGCGCCGAGGGGCCTGTGCATCGGCGCGGCCCGGCTCCACGGTCCGAGTACGACCTGATCGTGGTGGGGTCGGGCAGCGCCGCGTTCGCCGCTGCGATCCGGGCCAAGGATCTGGGTGCATCGGTAGGGCTGTGCGAGGCGAACACGGTGGGCGGCACTTGCGTCAACATCGGCTGCGTGCCGTCCAAGGCCATGCTCGCCGCCGCCGATCTCTACCACCGCGCGGGGCATAATCCGTTCGCGGGAGCACCGACGTCGGCGGGAACGGTCGATCTCACCGCACTGGTCGCCGCCAAGGACGAGTTGATCGACCGGTTGCGCTACGACAAGTACGAGCATCTCGCCGAGGTGTACGGCTTCACGCTCCTGTGCGGCTACGGCGAGTTCACCGGCCCGGACACGTTCGCGTGCGACGGGCACGAGCTGCGAGCCGACCACTATCTCGTGGCGACGGGGGCGTCACCCGCGGTGCCCGCCATTCCGGGCCTCGAAGACGCCGGCTACTTGACCAGCACGACCGCCTTGGCGCTCACGGATCTGCCGGGTTCGATCGCCGTGATCGGCGCCAACGCGATCGGCCTCGAGCTCGGTCAGCTGTTCGCGCACCTCGGAAGCCGAGTCACGTTCCTCGAAGCGCTGCCTCGTATCGCACCCTTCGAGGAAGCAGAGATTTCCTTCGCGTTCAGCGAGGTCTTGCGCGACGAAGGCGCCCACGTCCACACCGGCGTGACGATCACCGCCGTCCGGCGTGCCGGTGAGCGCCGCGTCGTCGTGTTCGACGCCGACGGCGTTTCCCACGAGCTCGAGGTCGACCAGGTGCTCGTGGCCACCGGCCGCCGCCCCAACACGCGTGCCCTCGGCCTCGAGCGCGGGGGCGTCGCGCTCACCGAACGGGGCGCGGTCCGGGTCGACGAGTTCCTCGCGACCTCCAACCCGCGGATCTGGGCCGCCGGCGACGTGACGGGAGCGCCACAGTTCGTCTACGTCGCAGCCGCCCAAGGCACCGTCGCCGCCGACAACGCGATCGGCGGGGCCGGTCGCACGGTCGACTTCACGGCCCTCCCGCGAGTGACATTCACCAGTCCCCAAATCGCTGCGGCCGGGATGACCGAAGAGGAAGCGGTCAAGGCCGGGCACCGCATCGATTCGCGTGTCCTACACCTCGATGCCGTTCCCCGGGCGCTGGTGAACCGGGATACCCGCGGACTGTTCAAACTCGTCGCCGAGGAAGGCACAGGCCGACTGCTCGGCGTCCATGTGCTGGCCGACAGCGCCGGGGAGGTCATCGCCGCGGCTGTCCATGCCCTCAAGGCGCGCATGACGGTCAAGGAGCTCGCCGAGACCTGGGCGCCGTATCTCACGATGGCCGAAGGGCTCAAGCTCGCGGCCCAGACCTTCACCCGCGACGTCTCGCAACTGTCGTGCTGCGCGGCATGA
- a CDS encoding ABC transporter substrate-binding protein, translating to MKRSRWAVLTVGVVTVLATAHVSSVGATVGGQTKQALKATEIGVTDKEIRIAVIADNDTPLAPGLFKKSAEAVQAFAKYINSKKGGGGLAGRKVVVDFIDSKLNPDETRNAIIKACQNDFAMVGTTALFVNNVDDMVQCKDANGKATGIPDIPELTTDPKHQNSPVSFPIIAAEKDFSDASGRTYHVRIGPYRWFQKNVDKNLHGIFLIPADLQSTRTATLPGVLAAQKIGVKKDDQFDVHGRDSQDMFLPYTQSIKSNSSNIVRNGSNDVAMANMRKEAQTQGVTSVKVWYCSLACYSTRFLQQAGAAGEGQYVDTFFVPLEEAKKSPPVKAFLDSVGGAANTDGFGAQAWVAALAFKQVVNSIAKANVNGLTRAKFLDEIRKVHDFSAEGMIGKVDLGGKKPSGCFTLLQAKGGKWVRVWPKKTATFDCSPSNLYPLNADIEGAG from the coding sequence ATGAAGCGGAGCCGCTGGGCGGTTCTCACCGTGGGCGTCGTCACCGTGCTCGCGACCGCGCACGTCTCATCGGTCGGCGCGACGGTGGGTGGCCAGACGAAGCAGGCGCTGAAGGCCACGGAGATCGGCGTCACCGACAAGGAGATCCGCATCGCGGTGATCGCCGACAACGACACGCCGCTGGCGCCCGGGCTCTTCAAGAAGTCCGCGGAAGCCGTCCAGGCCTTCGCCAAGTACATCAACAGCAAGAAGGGCGGGGGCGGCCTCGCCGGCCGCAAGGTGGTCGTCGACTTCATCGACTCCAAGCTCAACCCCGACGAGACCCGCAACGCCATCATCAAGGCATGCCAGAACGACTTCGCGATGGTCGGGACCACGGCGCTGTTCGTGAACAACGTCGACGACATGGTGCAGTGCAAGGACGCCAACGGCAAGGCCACCGGCATCCCGGACATCCCCGAGCTCACGACCGACCCGAAGCACCAGAACTCGCCGGTCTCGTTCCCGATCATCGCCGCCGAGAAGGACTTCAGCGACGCGAGCGGCCGCACGTACCACGTGCGGATCGGTCCCTACCGCTGGTTCCAGAAGAACGTCGACAAGAACCTGCACGGGATCTTCCTGATCCCGGCCGACCTCCAGTCGACCCGCACGGCGACGCTGCCCGGCGTGTTGGCGGCCCAGAAGATCGGGGTCAAGAAGGACGACCAGTTCGACGTGCACGGCCGTGACTCGCAGGACATGTTCCTGCCCTACACGCAGTCCATCAAGTCGAACAGCTCGAACATCGTTCGCAACGGCAGCAACGATGTTGCCATGGCGAACATGCGCAAGGAGGCCCAGACGCAGGGCGTGACGTCGGTCAAGGTCTGGTACTGCTCGCTGGCCTGCTACAGCACGCGGTTCCTGCAGCAAGCGGGCGCCGCGGGCGAGGGCCAGTACGTCGACACGTTCTTCGTGCCGCTCGAGGAGGCGAAGAAGTCGCCGCCGGTCAAGGCCTTCCTCGACTCGGTCGGCGGCGCCGCCAACACCGACGGCTTCGGCGCGCAGGCGTGGGTCGCGGCGTTGGCCTTCAAGCAGGTCGTGAACAGCATCGCCAAGGCCAATGTGAACGGACTGACCCGGGCCAAGTTCCTCGACGAGATCCGCAAGGTCCACGACTTCAGCGCCGAGGGCATGATCGGCAAGGTGGATCTCGGAGGCAAGAAGCCGAGCGGCTGCTTCACGCTGCTCCAGGCCAAGGGCGGCAAGTGGGTGCGAGTGTGGCCGAAGAAGACCGCCACGTTCGACTGCAGCCCGAGCAACCTGTATCCGCTCAACGCGGACATCGAGGGTGCTGGCTGA
- the merB gene encoding organomercurial lyase, protein MDSPIGAPSLARSQRSAHDNPVLGALLRDVLVPHDRLDGALVDTEAVLSAAFRSILHGAASTIDALSATTGIPRRTARAAIEALAARGRVARTDDDRVVAAAGLSLEPAPHMVVLSGVILHAWCALDAIGIPAALKRDAVVRSTCARCGQPIRCVIERGEPRGDCVASVPARVCSKPREQFCPRSRFFCRDTHAQEWLARDGCGPALVLEPSELAGLGRAVWDWTNPSR, encoded by the coding sequence GTGGACTCGCCGATAGGCGCGCCGTCACTGGCCCGCTCGCAACGAAGCGCCCATGACAACCCCGTCTTGGGTGCGTTGCTGCGTGACGTCCTGGTCCCCCATGACCGCCTCGACGGCGCGCTCGTAGACACCGAGGCGGTGCTGTCGGCGGCGTTCCGGTCGATCCTGCACGGGGCTGCCTCCACCATCGACGCGCTTTCCGCGACGACTGGTATCCCCCGCCGCACGGCGCGAGCCGCCATCGAAGCGCTCGCTGCAAGGGGACGCGTTGCCCGCACCGACGACGATCGAGTGGTGGCCGCCGCGGGTCTCAGCCTGGAACCGGCACCCCACATGGTGGTGCTGTCCGGCGTCATACTCCACGCGTGGTGTGCCCTCGACGCGATCGGGATCCCCGCCGCGCTCAAGCGCGATGCGGTAGTGCGCAGCACCTGCGCCCGCTGCGGCCAGCCCATTCGCTGCGTGATCGAACGCGGGGAACCGCGCGGCGACTGTGTCGCGAGCGTCCCGGCGCGGGTGTGCTCCAAGCCGCGGGAGCAGTTCTGCCCACGATCCCGATTCTTCTGTCGCGACACGCATGCTCAAGAGTGGCTCGCTCGCGACGGTTGCGGCCCGGCCTTGGTGCTCGAACCTTCGGAACTCGCCGGACTCGGCCGGGCGGTGTGGGACTGGACGAACCCGAGCAGATAG